CGGCTGCCGGGGACGGGGTGGATCGCCCGTCCGGATGGAGGAACTCAACTGATTTTATGATGCGTCCGAGGGACGGTCAAATCTCTATTGCAAAGAGCGGCCATCGCTTGAATCACCATCCTGTTTCTTTACCCGGACTACCACAATTTTTGCGAATCCCTCCTTAAAAGAAGGTGGACGAAGCTTCTCGGCCATGCGCCGCATTACCTCTTCCTGCACCGCACGCTCGCGGCGACTGTTGCGCTCGAGGCAGACCTCGAGTGGGACGTCGAAAAACAGGGCCTGCACTTCGTAACCGAAGCTGCGTGCCATCTTGATCCACTGCCGACGTTCGTGGGGAGAAAGATTCGTAGCGTCCACATAATTCCAGGGCATCTTCGCGATCAGCCGCGCCCGGAGTAGTGACCGCAAGGTGGAGAACACCAGTCCCTGATACCGTTGTTCGGTGATGTCGTCAAAGAGGATAGTTCGTAGCAGATCGCTGG
The sequence above is drawn from the Acidobacteriota bacterium genome and encodes:
- a CDS encoding polynucleotide kinase, which encodes MRRRGKKTKNESESTGKVGQEKPKVAPGQPAPLQPSYYPEPAVNIESKPAFARESRSYADDRMQIVTQPESPSTPPASSDEILRQPATPAPTPAAVPQERRAPRGVVVLAIGLPGSGKTTWFKRRGVTPLSSDLLRTILFDDITEQRYQGLVFSTLRSLLRARLIAKMPWNYVDATNLSPHERRQWIKMARSFGYEVQALFFDVPLEVCLERNSRRERAVQEEVMRRMAEKLRPPSFKEGFAKIVVVRVKKQDGDSSDGRSLQ